A genomic region of Papaver somniferum cultivar HN1 chromosome 7, ASM357369v1, whole genome shotgun sequence contains the following coding sequences:
- the LOC113299278 gene encoding uncharacterized protein LOC113299278 isoform X2 — MLFYPHQVLVVLIQIPELGQSGPCLTFETRLRIAIGAAKGIAYLHTLKDGTFFHGNVRSSNVFVNTQNCGCISDIGLVKLINLEPKAVKATGYQSPDITSPKEFCQQSDIYSFGVVLLELITGKSPALDKWGDDTQAVDLVQWVHTLFPDSVSRCKLYALDLLKAYNDIKDELLVMLNIAMICVFEIPDHRPKISDVVILLEEIQRVTVVDVYQESYKQFDGFKERRPTSGHLIGLTKETKQRVDQYERQFKDDISEAKYCAPKGSGKTTLANCNIIDLLRMDADAGLLGEGNFGTVYKASAGSTNGVVIKRLKRVDIGIREFEKHMEFVGSIRHQNVADLRAYYYSEGGKFLVYDYYTEGSVAKMMQGKTGAEPISGSPKCHLAWETRLRIAIGAAKGIAVLHTLNSGTFSHGNIRSSNIFVNTKNYGCISDIGLIPLINLQSQIVLKEAGYQAPEITDPEYNNQLSDIYSYGVLLLELITGKSPALNKWGDDAEAVDLVQWVIYEIRSKCACIYVMDYDSRSSEPSQINSMKGVLQIAMNCVLATPSQRPDLNYVVKLLQDILVDHMKQKSEHKSESEFVSESGGLAIRVTEEPKQIEKGVSSRNLSTCRLGDLGEPDISGSSCEFLPLLPLGCILFPDTTIEVAVELEKPKMYLPFKDDTSNAEYQAPNGCGKTTLENYNIEDLLRVNSALIGEGNFGEVYNAFGGTTNSVVIKRLKRVDIEISEFEKHMEFIGSIRHENIVDLRAYYYSEAEKFLMYDYYADGSVAKMMQGKQGAKPIWGSPKCHLAWESRLRIAIGAAKGIAFLHTLNSGTFSHGNIRSSNIFLNTQNYGCISDIGLIALINLNCKSVLKETGYQAPEITDPKNSNQLSDIYSYGVFLLELITGKSPALDKWGDDDEAGDLVQWVIYAIRSSGSSISVMDTDSRASEPSQVNSLKAVLKIALNCVLETPDQRPTLIYVVKLLKGILIDYMKQKADHIWEFSYQKRGPVIGVSEESKQITKGVSGNSNTFRLGDLGRRQKSEFSCDQFPPLLSTHSIVFPDTTTKVSVELEIPKINLPFQDDTSVADYRAPNGCGKTTLANYTISDLLSVDADAGLIGEGNFGSVSKVLVGTTSSAAVKRLKPVDMGIREFEKHMELVGSIRHENVVDLRAYYYSDTEKLLVYDYYAEGSVAKMMQGKPGAKPIWGSPKCHLAWDTRLRIVIGAAKGIAHLHTLNNGTFSHGNIRSSNIFVNARNYGCIADVGLITLINLRPQTVLKAAGYQAPEITDPKMSDQLSDIYSYGVLLLELITGKSPALDKLGDNAKAVGLVQWVISEIHSKGSSIYVMDHDSRSLEPSQINSMRAVLDVAMKCVLVTPDKRHTLTCVVKLLGDILTDYMKEKAEHKINV; from the exons TGATTTGGTTCAGTGGGTTCATACTCTGTTTCCTGATAGCGTCAGCAGATGTAAATTATATGCTTTAGATTTACTGAAGGCATATAATGACATAAAAGACGAATTGTTAGTAATGCTAAATATAGCAATGATATGTGTTTTCGAAATTCCAGATCACAGACCAAAAATAAGTGATGTAGTGATACTCTTGGAAGAAATTCAAAGAGTAACCGTGGTTGACGTTTACCAGGAATCGTACAAGCAATTTGATGGTTTCAAAGAACGAAGACCGACTAGTGGACATTTGATTGGTCTTACTAAGGAGACAAAGCAGAGAGTAGATCAGTATGAAAGACAA TTCAAGGATGATATAAGTGAAGCTAAATATTGTGCGCCAAAAGGAAGTGGAAAGACAACTTTGGCAAACTGTAATATAATCGATTTGCTAAGGATGGATGCTGATGCTGGCTTGCTTGGGGAAGGAAATTTTGGGACTGTCTACAAGGCTTCTGCGGGATCGACTAATGGTGTTGTAATCAAGAGGTTGAAGCGAGTCGACATAGGAATCAGGGAATTTGAAAAGCACATGGAATTTGTTGGGAGCATACGGCACCAAAATGTAGCTGATCTTCGGGCATATTACTATTCGGAGGGAGGAAAGTTTCTCGTGTACGATTACTACACTGAGGGTAGTGTTGCTAAGATGATGcagg GAAAAACAGGAGCAGAACCCATATCTGGAAGTCCTAAATGCCATTTAGCATGGGAGACTCGACTAAGGATTGCAATTGGGGCAGCAAAAGGCATTGCTGTTTTACACACTCTAAACAGCGGAACGTTTTCACACGGGAACATAAGATCATCAAATATTTTCGTCAACACCAAAAATTACGGATGCATTTCTGACATAGGCCTAATTCCACTAATCAATCTACAGTCTCAAATTGTTCTCAAGGAAGCTGGTTATCAAGCCCCAGAAATAACAGACCCGGAATATAACAACCAATTATCTGATATCTACAGCTATGGAGTTCTACTTCTTGAACTCATAACCGGGAAATCCCCTGCTCTTAACAAATGGGGTGATGATGCTGAGGCTGTTGATTTGGTTCAATGGGTTATTTATGAAATTCGATCGAAATGCGCTTGTATATATGTAATGGATTACGATTCACGGTCATCTGAACCCTCACAAATCAACTCAATGAAGGGGGTGTTGCAGATTGCAATGAACTGTGTTCTGGCAACTCCAAGTCAAAGGCCAGACTTGAATTATGTGGTGAAATTGCTTCAGGATATTCTTGTAGATCACATGAAACAGAAATCTGAACATAAATCAGAATCAGAGTTTGTAAGCGAGAGTGGAGGTTTGGCCATTCGTGTTACTGAAGAACCGAAGCAGATTGAAAAAGGAGTAAGCAGCAGAAATTTAAGTACATGTAGATTAGGAGATTTGGGTGAACCAGATATATCTGGTTCTTCATGTGAGTTTCTTCCATTATTACCGTTAGGTTGTATACTATTTCCTGATACCACTATTGAAGTTGCTGTTGAACTGGAAAAGCCGAAGATGTATCTGCCATTTAAGGATGATACCAGTAACGCAGAGTATCAAGCACCAAATGGATGTGGAAAAACAACTTTGGAAAACTATAATATAGAGGATTTGCTAAGGGTTAATTCTGCCTTAATTGGGGAAGGAAATTTTGGGGAGGTCTACAATGCCTTTGGTGGGACGACTAACAGTGTTGTGATCAAGAGGTTGAAGCGAGTCGATATTGAAATCAGTGAATTTGAAAAACACATGGAATTTATTGGGAGCATTaggcatgaaaatatagttgatctTCGAGCCTATTACTATTCTGAGGCGGAAAAGTTTCTCATGTACGACTACTATGCTGATGGTAGTGTTGCTAAAATGATGCAAG GAAAACAAGGAGCAAAACCCATATGGGGAAGTCCTAAATGTCATTTAGCTTGGGAAAGTCGACTCAGGATTGCGATTGGCGCAGCAAAAGGCATTGCTTTCTTACACACACTAAACAGCGGAACTTTTTCACATGGGAACATTAGATCATCAAATATTTTCCTCAACACCCAAAACTACGGATGCATTTCTGACATTGGGCTAATTGCTTTGATCAATTTAAACTGTAAAAGTGTTCTCAAGGAAACTGGTTATCAAGCCCCAGAAATTACAGACCCTAAAAACTCCAACCAACTGTCTGATATCTACAGCTATGGAGTATTTCTCCTTGAACTCATAACTGGAAAATCCCCCGCCCTTGACAAATGGGGCGATGATGATGAGGCTGGTGATTTAGTTCAATGGGTTATTTATGCTATCCGAAGCAGTGGCTCTAGCATATCTGTAATGGATACTGATTCGCGGGCGTCAGAACCCTCACAAGTCAACTCTCTGAAGGCGGTGTTGAAGATAGCACTAAACTGTGTTCTGGAAACTCCAGATCAGAGGCCAACACTGATTTATGTGGTGAAATTGCTCAAGGGTATTCTTATAGACTACATGAAGCAAAAGGCTGATCATATATGGGAGTTTTCCTATCAGAAAAGAGGCCCGGTGATTGGTGTTAGTGAAGAATCGAAGCAGATTACAAAAGGAGTAAGTGGTAATAGCAATACATTTAGATTAGGAGATTTGGGTAGACGCCAAAAATCTGAGTTTTCCTGTGATCAGTTTCCTCCATTATTATCAACACATAGCATTGTGTTTCCTGATACTACTACTAAAGTTTCCGTTGAACTGGAAATTCCAAAGATAAATCTGCCCTTCCAGGATGATACTAGTGTTGCAGATTATCGAGCACCAAATGGCTGTGGAAAGACAACTTTGGCAAACTATACTATATCTGATTTACTGAGTGTTGATGCTGATGCTGGTTTAATCGGGGAAGGAAATTTTGGGTCTGTGAGCAAGGTTTTGGTTGGAACAACTAGTAGTGCTGCAGTCAAGAGGTTGAAGCCAGTTGACATGGGAATCAGGGAGTTCGAAAAGCACATGGAATTGGTTGGGAGCATTAGACACGAAAATGTAGTTGATCTTCGGGCATATTACTATTCTGACACAGAGAAGCTTCTCGTGTATGATTACTACGCTGAGGGTAGTGTTGCTAAGATGATGCAag GAAAACCAGGAGCAAAACCCATATGGGGAAGTCCTAAATGTCATTTAGCTTGGGACACACGACTAAGGATTGTGATTGGCGCAGCGAAGGGCATTGCTCATTTACACACACTAAACAACGGAACTTTCTCCCATGGTAACATAAGATCTTCAAATATTTTTGTCAACGCCCGAAACTACGGGTGCATCGCTGACGTTGGTCTCATTACACTGATCAATCTAAGGCCTCAAACTGTCCTCAAGGCGGCTGGTTACCAAGCCCCAGAAATAACCGACCCCAAAATGTCTGACCAGCTATCTGATATCTATAGCTATGGAGTTCTTCTCCTTGAACTCATAACTGGAAAATCCCCTGCCCTTGACAAATTGGGTGATAATGCTAAGGCTGTTGGTTTGGTTCAATGGGTTATTTCTGAGATTCATAGCAAAGGGTCCAGTATATATGTAATGGACCACGATTCACGGTCGTTAGAACCTTCACAAATCAACTCAATGAGGGCAGTGTTGGATGTAGCAATGAAATGTGTATTGGTAACTCCAGATAAGAGGCACACACTGACTTGTGTGGTGAAATTACTTGGGGATATTTTGACAGACTACATGAAAGAAAAGGCTGAACATAAAATAAATGTTTAA